The following coding sequences lie in one Rutidosis leptorrhynchoides isolate AG116_Rl617_1_P2 chromosome 4, CSIRO_AGI_Rlap_v1, whole genome shotgun sequence genomic window:
- the LOC139904651 gene encoding uncharacterized protein isoform X4, whose product MKDQAQMMNNNNQSNMMMSMGQALPPVMSQPQQQVMNNGPNNINNNNNNVPNPFMNQLMVNQSQSQAMLNHRIGGGGYGMWPPPQVEQLKFQNPNLKPPGIPLKPMGPRIGNNKNWKGKKGNDKWINNKVMAGGGGGGGGASSNTGGGGSGGGAYNPPTLNELQQQNRLKARRYFPKKKFNHGGRSAPFAPRNTTSFLIRAKKAGGITSLVSPCPVTPAVLPTPIFSPSREVLVDMAKEEWGVDGYGSMKGLIRLRSGNEADAVEDEEEDEGGSSESDVEEHVEVERRLDHDLSRFEMIYPNYNGADYSSYNLENRVDDQDTHIAQLEEENLILKERLFLMEREFDDLRMRLQCLERQSRGVERLNEEVVENDSENESESSRGYGRSMEENNDEINERSQNSEDVCMEEPADGPADVELKKVNNNGPADVELKKENSDGPAGGNVEKCNVDVGLNTEVGDVSKEELESAKDVNEAQQME is encoded by the exons ATGAAAGATCAGGCGCAGATGATGAACAACAACAATCAATCGAATATGATGATGAGTATGGGGCAAGCGTTACCGCCTGTTATGAGTCAGCCACAGCAGCAGGTAATGAACAATGGgcctaacaatattaataataacaataataatgttccgAATCCGTTTATGAATCAGTTGATGGTGAATCAATCGCAGTCACAGGCGATGTTGAATCATCGAATTGGTGGCGGTGGTTATGGAATGTGGCCACCACCACAAGTGGAACAATTGAAgtttcaaaaccctaatttgaagCCTCCAGGCATCCCCTTGAAACCTATGGGACCACGGATTGGTAATAATAAGAATTGGAAGGGCAAAAAGGGAAATGATAAGTGGATTAATAACAAGGTTAtggctggtggtggtggtggtggtggtggtgctaGTAGTAACACCGGTGGTGGTGGTAGCGGTGGCGGTGCTTATAATCCGCCTACATTAAATGAACTGCAACAGCAAAATCGGTTGAAAGCGAGGAGGTACTTCCCGAAGAAGAAGTTTAATCACGGTGGGCGATCTGCGCCTTTTGCGCCGAGAAACACTACCTCGTTTCTAATTCGTGCGAAGAAAGCGGGTGGGATTACGTCGTTGGTGTCACCGTGTCCGGTGACGCCTGCGGTGCTTCCGACGCCGATATTTTCGCCATCTAGAGAGGTTTTGGTTGATATGGCGAAAGAAGAGTGGGGTGTTGATGGGTATGGGTCGATGAAAGGGTTGATCAGGTTAAGGTCTGGAAATGAAGCTGATGCGGTTGAggatgaggaagaagatgaaggTGGGTCGAGTGAGAGTGATGTTGAGGAACATGTGGAAGTTGAGAGGAGATTGGATCATGATTTGAGTCGGTTTGAGATGATTTATCCGAATTATAACGGGGCGGATTATAGTAGTTATAATTTGGAGAACAGGGTTGATGATCAGGATACACATATAGCTCAATTGGAAGAagagaatttgatattgaaagaaCGGTTGTTTTTGATGGAAAGGGAATTTGATGATTTGAGAATGCGGTTGCAGTGTTTAGAGAGACAGAGTAGGGGTGTGGAACGACTTAATGAAGAGGTTGTGGAGAATGATTCTGAAAATGAGAGTGAAAGCAGCAGGGGTTATGGTCGCTCGATGGAGGAGAACAATGATGAAATTAACGAAAGAAGTCAAAACTCTGAAG ATGTTTGTATGGAAGAGCCTGCGGACGGGCCAGCAGATGTTGAATTAAAGAAAGTAAACAATAACGGGCCAGCAGACGTTGAGTTAAAGAAAGAAAACAGTGATGGGCCAGCAGGTGGGAATGTTGAAAAATGCAATGTTGATGTCGGGTTAAATACTGAAGTAGGAGATGTTAGTAAAGAAGAGCTTGAATCTGCAAAGGATGTGAATGAAGCTCAGCAAATGGAGTGA
- the LOC139844001 gene encoding uncharacterized protein, translated as MAPLSWRHHTLIQALLSRGPLKESEFQSIFSDVTGKNLDTNQQLFNDFLRKINMELSYVQFELRACRNQYDGCVYYGVINTVADDQSKLGTKYSVPQIAFYKGIIEAIVQDATAQGTISNIEALNIRLENQSTLSQVPPALRNFSMSQKEKAIQEFVQDQWLCDTTNGNIGLGIRSFLDLRSWFHNNAVPPCDVCNEAGIKADLCPNESCTVRIHKYCLKAKFSQTRNEKVCPGCGTQWPYVLAKAEAVEEDDTNVHQPVPEPLVRKRSRSSRYSQADMAGPSQPRPTLDPVSRRQGRPGNDENDESIGPSQSQPSTQTTRKPKLERSTVAEVDNGGAGPSTRRATRTSTRSHR; from the exons ATGGCGCCGTTATCCTGGAGACACCATACCCTAATTCAAGCTCTGCTATCTCGCGGCCCACTCAAAGAAAGCGAGTTTCAATCCATCTTTTCTGACGTCACCGGCAAAAATTTAG ATACAAACCAACAGTTATTCAACGATTTTCTTCGAAAGATAAATATGGAGCTGTCTTATGTTCAATTTGAGTTAAGGGCGTGTCGAAACCAGTATGATGGGTGTGTATATTATGGAGTGATCAACACTGTTGCTGATGACCAGTCTAAACTTGGAACAAAATACAGTGTTCCTCAGATTGCTTTCTATAAAGGCATT ATTGAAGCCATAGTACAAGATGCCACTGCTCAGGGTACCATTTCCAACATTGAAGCTCTCAATATTAGGCTAGAAAACCAG AGTACTTTATCTCAAGTCCCTCCAGCACTCAGGAATTTTTCGATGTCTCAAAAGGAGAAAGCTATACAAGAATTTGTTCAGGATCAATGGTTGTGCGATACCACAAATGGTAATATCGGACTTGGTATTAGATCATTTCTCGATCTCCGTAGTTGGTTTCATAACAACGCAGTTCCTCCATGTGATGTCTGCAACGAGGCTGGAATTAAG GCAGATTTATGCCCAAATGAAAGCTGCACTGTTCGAATTCACAAGTACTGTCTAAAGGCAAAATTCTCTCAAACAAGG AATGAAAAAGTCTGCCCTGGTTGTGGTACACAATGGCCCTATGTGCTGGCAAAAGCCGAAGCAGTTGAAGAAGACGATACAAATGTTCATCAGCCTGTTCCTGAACCGTTAGTGCGAAAACGGTCAAGGAGTTCTAGATACTCTCAAGCTGACATGGCGGGTCCGTCTCAGCCTCGACCAACTCTGGATCCCGTTAGTAGAAGGCAGGGAAGACCTGGAAATGATGAAAATGACGAGTCAATTGGTCCATCTCAGAGTCAGCCATCGACACAAACTACTCGTAAACCGAAGCTCGAAAGATCTACAGTTGCTGAGGTTGATAATGGTGGGGCTGGCCCGTCAACAAGGAGGGCAACTAGAACCTCTACCCGATCACACCGTTGA
- the LOC139904652 gene encoding probable plastid-lipid-associated protein 12, chloroplastic, with the protein MSCSSMELLGRLSFNHVPHINNRRILSHSVLAFPTHLGQKHHVVKRRISCSAVDEEQQIQKVLFSDAENSLISSLIGIQGRGRSASPQQLKDVEQAVKVLEASKGIPDPTSSSLIEGRWQLVFTTRPGTASPIQRTFVGVDLFSVFQEIYLQTNDPRVSNIVKFSDVIGELKVEAAATVKDGKRILFQFDKAAFSLKFLPFKVPYPVPFRLLGDEAKGWLDTTYLSQSGNLRISRGNKGTTFVLQKQTEPRQKLLSAVSSGNSVIQAIEEFVTLNQNVSKGEQELAEGEWQMIWSSQMETDSWIENAANGLMGSQIVKENGGIKFLVDVLFGVKFSMNGTFEKCGTNVYDVTMDDGAIVIGPYGLPVELVTKFKLEVIYSDDKIRITRGYSNILFVHIRVDR; encoded by the exons aTGAGTTGCTCCTCAATGGAGCTTCTGGGAAGGCTTTCATTCAATCATGTTCCTCATATCAATAACAGAAGGATTCTGTCTCATTCCGTACTCGCATTTCCGACACATTTGGGTCAGAAACATCATGTTGTCAAAAGACGTATTTCGTGTTCTGCAGTCGATGAAGAACAACAAATTCAGAAAGTTTTATTCAGCGATGCTGAAAATTCACTGATTAGTAGTCTCATTGGTATTCAAGGACGTGGCCGTTCTGCTTCGCCTCAACAACTCAaa GACGTCGAGCAAGCTGTGAAAGTTCTAGAAGCTTCTAAAGGTATCCCTGATCCG ACCAGCTCGAGCCTGATTGAGGGCCGATGGCAATTAGTCTTCACAACAAGACCAGGAACCGCTTCTCCAATTCAA AGAACATTTGTTGGGGTTGACTTGTTCAGTGTATTTCAAGAAATTTATCTTCAAACGAATGATCCACGCGTTTCCAATATTGTCAAATTCTCTGATGTCATAGGTGAGCTTAAAGTAGAG GCTGCAGCTACAGTCAAAGATGGGAAAAGGATTCTTTTTCAATTTGATAAAGCTGCGTTTTCGCTAAAGTTTCTTCCGTTTAAAGTCCCATATCCGGTGCCGTTTAGACTTTTGGGTGATGAAGCAAAAGGTTGGCTAGATACGACGTATTTGTCACAATCTGGGAACCTTCGAATTTCAAGAGGAAATAAG GGGACAACATTTGTACTTCAGAAGCAAACAGAACCTCGACAAAAACTGCTTTCTGCAGTTTCATCCGGTAATTCAGTGATTCAG GCGATTGAAGAATTTGTTACGTTAAACCAAAATGTATCCAAGGGAGAACAAGAACTGGCTGAAGGCGAATGGCAAATGATATGGAGTTCACAG ATGGAAACGGACAGTTGGATAGAGAATGCAGCTAATGGTCTTATGGGATCACAG ATTGTGAAAGAGAACGGGGGAATCAAGTTTCTTGTAGACGTACTATTCGGGGTCAAATTCTCCATGAACGGAACTTTTGA GAAATGTGGGACTAATGTGTATGATGTGACAATGGATGATGGTGCAATTGTGATCGGACCATATGGGCTTCCGGTTGAGCTTGTAACCAAATTCAAATTGGAAGTAAT ATATTCTGATGACAAGATCAGGATAACCAGAGGGTATAGCAACATTCTTTTTGTACACATTCGTGTTGACCGTTGA
- the LOC139904651 gene encoding uncharacterized protein isoform X2, with amino-acid sequence MKDQAQMMNNNNQSNMMMSMGQALPPVMSQPQQQLMVNQSQSQAMLNHRIGGGGYGMWPPPQVEQLKFQNPNLKPPGIPLKPMGPRIGNNKNWKGKKGNDKWINNKVMAGGGGGGGGASSNTGGGGSGGGAYNPPTLNELQQQNRLKARRYFPKKKFNHGGRSAPFAPRNTTSFLIRAKKAGGITSLVSPCPVTPAVLPTPIFSPSREVLVDMAKEEWGVDGYGSMKGLIRLRSGNEADAVEDEEEDEGGSSESDVEEHVEVERRLDHDLSRFEMIYPNYNGADYSSYNLENRVDDQDTHIAQLEEENLILKERLFLMEREFDDLRMRLQCLERQSRGVERLNEEVVENDSENESESSRGYGRSMEENNDEINERSQNSEGNNNGATYATEVKQSDSVEVADINKNLGVSTDVCMEEPADGPADVELKKVNNNGPADVELKKENSDGPAGGNVEKCNVDVGLNTEVGDVSKEELESAKDVNEAQQME; translated from the exons ATGAAAGATCAGGCGCAGATGATGAACAACAACAATCAATCGAATATGATGATGAGTATGGGGCAAGCGTTACCGCCTGTTATGAGTCAGCCACAGCAGCAG TTGATGGTGAATCAATCGCAGTCACAGGCGATGTTGAATCATCGAATTGGTGGCGGTGGTTATGGAATGTGGCCACCACCACAAGTGGAACAATTGAAgtttcaaaaccctaatttgaagCCTCCAGGCATCCCCTTGAAACCTATGGGACCACGGATTGGTAATAATAAGAATTGGAAGGGCAAAAAGGGAAATGATAAGTGGATTAATAACAAGGTTAtggctggtggtggtggtggtggtggtggtgctaGTAGTAACACCGGTGGTGGTGGTAGCGGTGGCGGTGCTTATAATCCGCCTACATTAAATGAACTGCAACAGCAAAATCGGTTGAAAGCGAGGAGGTACTTCCCGAAGAAGAAGTTTAATCACGGTGGGCGATCTGCGCCTTTTGCGCCGAGAAACACTACCTCGTTTCTAATTCGTGCGAAGAAAGCGGGTGGGATTACGTCGTTGGTGTCACCGTGTCCGGTGACGCCTGCGGTGCTTCCGACGCCGATATTTTCGCCATCTAGAGAGGTTTTGGTTGATATGGCGAAAGAAGAGTGGGGTGTTGATGGGTATGGGTCGATGAAAGGGTTGATCAGGTTAAGGTCTGGAAATGAAGCTGATGCGGTTGAggatgaggaagaagatgaaggTGGGTCGAGTGAGAGTGATGTTGAGGAACATGTGGAAGTTGAGAGGAGATTGGATCATGATTTGAGTCGGTTTGAGATGATTTATCCGAATTATAACGGGGCGGATTATAGTAGTTATAATTTGGAGAACAGGGTTGATGATCAGGATACACATATAGCTCAATTGGAAGAagagaatttgatattgaaagaaCGGTTGTTTTTGATGGAAAGGGAATTTGATGATTTGAGAATGCGGTTGCAGTGTTTAGAGAGACAGAGTAGGGGTGTGGAACGACTTAATGAAGAGGTTGTGGAGAATGATTCTGAAAATGAGAGTGAAAGCAGCAGGGGTTATGGTCGCTCGATGGAGGAGAACAATGATGAAATTAACGAAAGAAGTCAAAACTCTGAAGGTAATAACAATGGGGCAACATATGCTACTGAAGTTAAGCAATCTGATAGTGTTGAAGTTGctgatattaataaaaatttagGTGTTTCAACAGATGTTTGTATGGAAGAGCCTGCGGACGGGCCAGCAGATGTTGAATTAAAGAAAGTAAACAATAACGGGCCAGCAGACGTTGAGTTAAAGAAAGAAAACAGTGATGGGCCAGCAGGTGGGAATGTTGAAAAATGCAATGTTGATGTCGGGTTAAATACTGAAGTAGGAGATGTTAGTAAAGAAGAGCTTGAATCTGCAAAGGATGTGAATGAAGCTCAGCAAATGGAGTGA
- the LOC139904651 gene encoding uncharacterized protein isoform X1: MKDQAQMMNNNNQSNMMMSMGQALPPVMSQPQQQVMNNGPNNINNNNNNVPNPFMNQLMVNQSQSQAMLNHRIGGGGYGMWPPPQVEQLKFQNPNLKPPGIPLKPMGPRIGNNKNWKGKKGNDKWINNKVMAGGGGGGGGASSNTGGGGSGGGAYNPPTLNELQQQNRLKARRYFPKKKFNHGGRSAPFAPRNTTSFLIRAKKAGGITSLVSPCPVTPAVLPTPIFSPSREVLVDMAKEEWGVDGYGSMKGLIRLRSGNEADAVEDEEEDEGGSSESDVEEHVEVERRLDHDLSRFEMIYPNYNGADYSSYNLENRVDDQDTHIAQLEEENLILKERLFLMEREFDDLRMRLQCLERQSRGVERLNEEVVENDSENESESSRGYGRSMEENNDEINERSQNSEGNNNGATYATEVKQSDSVEVADINKNLGVSTDVCMEEPADGPADVELKKVNNNGPADVELKKENSDGPAGGNVEKCNVDVGLNTEVGDVSKEELESAKDVNEAQQME; the protein is encoded by the coding sequence ATGAAAGATCAGGCGCAGATGATGAACAACAACAATCAATCGAATATGATGATGAGTATGGGGCAAGCGTTACCGCCTGTTATGAGTCAGCCACAGCAGCAGGTAATGAACAATGGgcctaacaatattaataataacaataataatgttccgAATCCGTTTATGAATCAGTTGATGGTGAATCAATCGCAGTCACAGGCGATGTTGAATCATCGAATTGGTGGCGGTGGTTATGGAATGTGGCCACCACCACAAGTGGAACAATTGAAgtttcaaaaccctaatttgaagCCTCCAGGCATCCCCTTGAAACCTATGGGACCACGGATTGGTAATAATAAGAATTGGAAGGGCAAAAAGGGAAATGATAAGTGGATTAATAACAAGGTTAtggctggtggtggtggtggtggtggtggtgctaGTAGTAACACCGGTGGTGGTGGTAGCGGTGGCGGTGCTTATAATCCGCCTACATTAAATGAACTGCAACAGCAAAATCGGTTGAAAGCGAGGAGGTACTTCCCGAAGAAGAAGTTTAATCACGGTGGGCGATCTGCGCCTTTTGCGCCGAGAAACACTACCTCGTTTCTAATTCGTGCGAAGAAAGCGGGTGGGATTACGTCGTTGGTGTCACCGTGTCCGGTGACGCCTGCGGTGCTTCCGACGCCGATATTTTCGCCATCTAGAGAGGTTTTGGTTGATATGGCGAAAGAAGAGTGGGGTGTTGATGGGTATGGGTCGATGAAAGGGTTGATCAGGTTAAGGTCTGGAAATGAAGCTGATGCGGTTGAggatgaggaagaagatgaaggTGGGTCGAGTGAGAGTGATGTTGAGGAACATGTGGAAGTTGAGAGGAGATTGGATCATGATTTGAGTCGGTTTGAGATGATTTATCCGAATTATAACGGGGCGGATTATAGTAGTTATAATTTGGAGAACAGGGTTGATGATCAGGATACACATATAGCTCAATTGGAAGAagagaatttgatattgaaagaaCGGTTGTTTTTGATGGAAAGGGAATTTGATGATTTGAGAATGCGGTTGCAGTGTTTAGAGAGACAGAGTAGGGGTGTGGAACGACTTAATGAAGAGGTTGTGGAGAATGATTCTGAAAATGAGAGTGAAAGCAGCAGGGGTTATGGTCGCTCGATGGAGGAGAACAATGATGAAATTAACGAAAGAAGTCAAAACTCTGAAGGTAATAACAATGGGGCAACATATGCTACTGAAGTTAAGCAATCTGATAGTGTTGAAGTTGctgatattaataaaaatttagGTGTTTCAACAGATGTTTGTATGGAAGAGCCTGCGGACGGGCCAGCAGATGTTGAATTAAAGAAAGTAAACAATAACGGGCCAGCAGACGTTGAGTTAAAGAAAGAAAACAGTGATGGGCCAGCAGGTGGGAATGTTGAAAAATGCAATGTTGATGTCGGGTTAAATACTGAAGTAGGAGATGTTAGTAAAGAAGAGCTTGAATCTGCAAAGGATGTGAATGAAGCTCAGCAAATGGAGTGA
- the LOC139904651 gene encoding uncharacterized protein isoform X3 — translation MKDQAQMMNNNNQSNMMMSMGQALPPVMSQPQQQSQAMLNHRIGGGGYGMWPPPQVEQLKFQNPNLKPPGIPLKPMGPRIGNNKNWKGKKGNDKWINNKVMAGGGGGGGGASSNTGGGGSGGGAYNPPTLNELQQQNRLKARRYFPKKKFNHGGRSAPFAPRNTTSFLIRAKKAGGITSLVSPCPVTPAVLPTPIFSPSREVLVDMAKEEWGVDGYGSMKGLIRLRSGNEADAVEDEEEDEGGSSESDVEEHVEVERRLDHDLSRFEMIYPNYNGADYSSYNLENRVDDQDTHIAQLEEENLILKERLFLMEREFDDLRMRLQCLERQSRGVERLNEEVVENDSENESESSRGYGRSMEENNDEINERSQNSEGNNNGATYATEVKQSDSVEVADINKNLGVSTDVCMEEPADGPADVELKKVNNNGPADVELKKENSDGPAGGNVEKCNVDVGLNTEVGDVSKEELESAKDVNEAQQME, via the exons ATGAAAGATCAGGCGCAGATGATGAACAACAACAATCAATCGAATATGATGATGAGTATGGGGCAAGCGTTACCGCCTGTTATGAGTCAGCCACAGCAGCAG TCACAGGCGATGTTGAATCATCGAATTGGTGGCGGTGGTTATGGAATGTGGCCACCACCACAAGTGGAACAATTGAAgtttcaaaaccctaatttgaagCCTCCAGGCATCCCCTTGAAACCTATGGGACCACGGATTGGTAATAATAAGAATTGGAAGGGCAAAAAGGGAAATGATAAGTGGATTAATAACAAGGTTAtggctggtggtggtggtggtggtggtggtgctaGTAGTAACACCGGTGGTGGTGGTAGCGGTGGCGGTGCTTATAATCCGCCTACATTAAATGAACTGCAACAGCAAAATCGGTTGAAAGCGAGGAGGTACTTCCCGAAGAAGAAGTTTAATCACGGTGGGCGATCTGCGCCTTTTGCGCCGAGAAACACTACCTCGTTTCTAATTCGTGCGAAGAAAGCGGGTGGGATTACGTCGTTGGTGTCACCGTGTCCGGTGACGCCTGCGGTGCTTCCGACGCCGATATTTTCGCCATCTAGAGAGGTTTTGGTTGATATGGCGAAAGAAGAGTGGGGTGTTGATGGGTATGGGTCGATGAAAGGGTTGATCAGGTTAAGGTCTGGAAATGAAGCTGATGCGGTTGAggatgaggaagaagatgaaggTGGGTCGAGTGAGAGTGATGTTGAGGAACATGTGGAAGTTGAGAGGAGATTGGATCATGATTTGAGTCGGTTTGAGATGATTTATCCGAATTATAACGGGGCGGATTATAGTAGTTATAATTTGGAGAACAGGGTTGATGATCAGGATACACATATAGCTCAATTGGAAGAagagaatttgatattgaaagaaCGGTTGTTTTTGATGGAAAGGGAATTTGATGATTTGAGAATGCGGTTGCAGTGTTTAGAGAGACAGAGTAGGGGTGTGGAACGACTTAATGAAGAGGTTGTGGAGAATGATTCTGAAAATGAGAGTGAAAGCAGCAGGGGTTATGGTCGCTCGATGGAGGAGAACAATGATGAAATTAACGAAAGAAGTCAAAACTCTGAAGGTAATAACAATGGGGCAACATATGCTACTGAAGTTAAGCAATCTGATAGTGTTGAAGTTGctgatattaataaaaatttagGTGTTTCAACAGATGTTTGTATGGAAGAGCCTGCGGACGGGCCAGCAGATGTTGAATTAAAGAAAGTAAACAATAACGGGCCAGCAGACGTTGAGTTAAAGAAAGAAAACAGTGATGGGCCAGCAGGTGGGAATGTTGAAAAATGCAATGTTGATGTCGGGTTAAATACTGAAGTAGGAGATGTTAGTAAAGAAGAGCTTGAATCTGCAAAGGATGTGAATGAAGCTCAGCAAATGGAGTGA
- the LOC139904112 gene encoding uncharacterized protein, with amino-acid sequence MFPTMVEFSLEDLLIKGAVFVLVQGLVYLILSNSSDVFSKSKMIRSFSFKPARSVSIRRMFAAIADMPSGGEMSPSSSTRGFPFSSLEDDVKKFD; translated from the coding sequence atgtttcctacAATGGTTGAGTTTTCGTTGGAAGATCTATTGATCAAAGGTGCGGTTTTCGTACTTGTTCAAGGATTGGTTTATCTCATCTTGTCGAATTCATCTGATGTGTTCTCGAAGTCAAAGATGATCAGGTCATTTAGCTTCAAACCGGCACGATCAGTTAGTATTCGTAGGATGTTTGCTGCCATTGCAGATATGCCTTCTGGTGGCGAAATGTCTCCATCGTCGTCGACTCGAGGGTTTCCCTTTTCGTCTTTGGAAGATGATGTTAAAAAGTTTGATTAG